In Actinomadura citrea, a single window of DNA contains:
- a CDS encoding serine/threonine-protein kinase yields MEVGALRSGDPDRLGTYALIGRVGEGGQGTVFLGVAEDGRQVAIKLLHAELASDDKALARFLRELEVAKQVAPFCTAQVIDADATGDRPYIVSEYVPGPSLNQQVLEDGPLAGAALDRLAVGTATALAAIHQADIVHRDFKPHNVLIGPDGPRVIDFGVARALSGGTTLTSRVIGTPSYMAPEQISGDEVGTPADVFCWAATLAFAATGEPPFGQDTIPAVINRILHEEPELGDLDGPLRDLVLDCLEKDPSHRPGARQVLMRLLGHEEAAVRPAARPSGDTDETAMLAAGSVLAAEGGDEDEAFEPAAAFADDSLPAESPIFDDPSFDDASFAAPAEAAAVPDAYEAGPLGTPGAWAADETLPGAGEKGGGLRRSLAGSGRSAVLAGAAALVVAVIVVSSVLLLGSGDSGKAGRKVSDPSAPPASTDVVPTTAAPTSRRPVEEEPPTSYEPTPTGSPTPTGSPTPTGSPTPSDSPTGPVPSDTPTGPGEPSTGPSDPPSDPPSDPPTDPGDGGTGTGTGTGGQAAG; encoded by the coding sequence ATGGAGGTTGGGGCGCTGCGGTCCGGAGACCCGGACCGGCTGGGGACCTACGCCCTGATCGGCCGGGTGGGCGAGGGCGGCCAGGGCACGGTGTTCCTCGGCGTGGCCGAGGACGGCCGGCAGGTCGCGATCAAGCTGCTGCACGCCGAGCTGGCGTCCGACGACAAGGCGCTCGCCCGCTTCCTGCGCGAGCTGGAGGTCGCCAAGCAGGTGGCGCCGTTCTGCACGGCGCAGGTGATCGACGCCGACGCGACCGGCGACCGGCCCTACATCGTCAGCGAGTACGTGCCGGGCCCGTCGCTGAACCAGCAGGTGCTGGAGGACGGCCCGCTCGCCGGCGCCGCGCTCGACCGGCTCGCCGTCGGCACCGCCACGGCCCTCGCCGCCATCCACCAGGCCGACATCGTGCACCGCGACTTCAAGCCGCACAACGTGCTGATCGGCCCGGACGGCCCGCGCGTCATCGACTTCGGCGTCGCCCGCGCGCTCAGCGGCGGCACCACCCTGACCAGCCGGGTGATCGGCACCCCGTCCTACATGGCGCCCGAGCAGATCAGCGGCGACGAGGTCGGGACGCCCGCGGACGTCTTCTGCTGGGCGGCGACGCTGGCGTTCGCCGCGACCGGGGAGCCGCCCTTCGGGCAGGACACCATCCCCGCCGTGATCAACCGGATCCTGCACGAGGAGCCGGAGCTCGGCGACCTCGACGGGCCGCTGCGCGACCTGGTGCTCGACTGCCTGGAGAAGGACCCGTCCCACCGTCCGGGCGCCCGGCAGGTGCTGATGCGGCTGCTCGGGCACGAGGAGGCCGCGGTGCGCCCGGCCGCCCGCCCGTCCGGCGACACCGACGAGACCGCGATGCTGGCCGCCGGGTCCGTCCTCGCGGCCGAGGGCGGCGACGAGGACGAGGCGTTCGAGCCCGCCGCCGCGTTCGCCGACGACTCCCTCCCCGCCGAGAGCCCGATCTTCGACGACCCCTCCTTCGACGACGCCTCCTTCGCCGCCCCGGCCGAGGCCGCCGCCGTCCCGGACGCGTACGAGGCCGGCCCGCTGGGCACGCCCGGCGCATGGGCCGCCGACGAAACCCTGCCCGGCGCCGGAGAGAAGGGCGGCGGTCTGCGGCGCTCGCTCGCCGGCTCGGGACGCTCCGCCGTGCTCGCCGGGGCCGCCGCCCTGGTCGTCGCGGTCATCGTGGTCTCCTCCGTCCTGCTGCTCGGCTCCGGCGACAGCGGCAAGGCGGGCCGCAAGGTCAGCGACCCGAGCGCGCCGCCCGCCTCGACCGACGTCGTGCCCACCACCGCGGCGCCGACGAGCCGCCGGCCCGTGGAGGAGGAGCCGCCGACGTCCTACGAGCCGACGCCCACCGGCAGCCCCACACCGACCGGCAGCCCCACGCCGACCGGGTCCCCGACCCCGTCCGACTCGCCGACCGGCCCGGTGCCGAGCGACACCCCCACCGGTCCGGGCGAACCGTCCACCGGCCCCAGCGACCCGCCGTCCGACCCGCCGTCCGACCCGCCGACCGACCCTGGAGACGGCGGTACCGGCACCGGGACGGGCACCGGCGGGCAGGCCGCGGGCTGA
- a CDS encoding NAD-glutamate dehydrogenase, with translation MSGMLDQAKDDLLRRAAETCARRPDARGDVEEVLAYLRLYYRQVAHEDLLERDPADICGRAMAHRALGEERPQGRAKVRVFTPTLEEDGWNPGCTVVQVVTDDMPFLVDSVTMELSRHQLATQLIVHPLLGVDRDVAGHLRAFRGKHDSDIDVDESWMHIEVDRTTDQAVLDVLEKDLIRVLHDVRVAVEDEPKMRARAHEIATAIQEIPPPLSDKELGEGVELLDWLADGHFTFLGYRDYTLNDGGTALRPEPGSGLGVLRNDKRESAGFAALPPEVREKATEKSLLVLTKANSRSTVHRPLYLDYIGVKKFDEAGEVIGERRFLGLFTHVAYSESIRHVPVLRPKLDEVLERAGFTPDSYDGQDLIEILESYPRDELFQISVDDLLKISLGVLRLRERRQLKLFLRKDLYGRFMSCMVYLPRDRYTTKVRLRIQDLLKEAFEGVSVDYSANVTESNLARLHVVVRGERGRPLPDVNVAALEESLADATRSWEDDLADAIVQQCGEERSGTLGRSYGEAFPEGYKADFPARTAVADLRRLDALDEAVDTSIDLYEPVGAGPGERRLKIYRLGEPISLSRVLPLLQNMGVEVIDERPYEINTSDGRRFWIYDLGLRYVPPADVPEDAVKDLFQDAFTVLWRGDIENDGFNALVLHVGLTWWQAMVLRAYALYLRQAGAAFSKRYFEEVLLRNASITRLIIRLWESRLDPTLQGGEEERSDGITEEIRGKLDDVASLDEDRILRSYLALVQATLRTNHYQNKPYLAMKFDPAGIPDLPQPRPTYEIFVYSPKVEGVHLRFGSVARGGLRWSDRREDFRTEILGLAKAQAVKNTVIVPAGAKGGFVGKQLPDPSVDREAWQKAGIDCYKDFISGLLDLTDNLVDGKVVPPPNVVRHDGEDTYMVVAADKGTATFSDIANGVAADYGYWLGDAFASGGSVGYDHKGMGITARGAWESVKYHFRALGKDIQNEDFTVVGIGDMSGDVFGNGMLLSEHIRLVAAFDHRHIFLDPDPDAAASFAERRRLFELPRSSWADYDTSLISKGGGVFPRTLKSIQITPQMRAMLGLGDGVKTLPPFELIRAILRAPVDLLWNGGIGTYVKSSAENNADVGDKANDPVRVDGAELHCKVVGEGGNLGVTQLGRIEFARGGGLINTDFIDNSAGVDTSDHEVNIKILLDQAVRDGELAGKQRDGLLYEMTDEVGRLVLRDNYAQNVVLAAARAQAPAMLHVHARYMRKLERDGRLKRRLEALPDDKALAERRQSGHGLTSPEFSVLLAYAKLALDADLVASDLADDPYLESWLVDYFPTPLRERFRPHMDRHPLRREIITTAVVNDVVNASGSTFVFRMNEETGASSSDIARAYLVARDVFQMPRFWRSVESLSHHVEETTQVAMLLEARKLTERGARWLLHNRRPPFDIQETIDFFCGGAATLSAHLSKLLVGLDLAAFEQRRDGFAELGVPDELAEQCATFVPAYSTFDVVGIAHDTERPVEEVAEIYFDLADRLQLSRLRERIIALPRDDKWRSMARSALRDDLYAAHSALTRDVLVTSEPGGNPEERMVHWADKNKPAVQRAQQTLSEIWESDSFDLATLSVALGAIRTLVTSSSLPAE, from the coding sequence ATGAGCGGCATGCTCGATCAAGCGAAGGACGACCTGCTCCGGCGGGCCGCCGAGACGTGCGCGCGGCGTCCGGACGCGCGCGGGGACGTGGAGGAGGTTCTCGCCTACCTCCGCCTCTACTACCGCCAGGTCGCGCACGAGGACCTGCTGGAGCGGGACCCGGCCGACATCTGCGGGCGCGCGATGGCGCACCGCGCGCTCGGCGAGGAGCGGCCGCAGGGACGCGCGAAGGTGCGCGTCTTCACGCCGACGCTGGAGGAGGACGGCTGGAACCCCGGCTGCACCGTCGTCCAGGTCGTCACGGACGACATGCCGTTCCTGGTCGACTCGGTGACGATGGAGCTGAGCCGGCACCAGCTCGCGACCCAGCTGATCGTCCACCCGCTGCTGGGCGTGGACCGCGACGTCGCGGGCCACCTCAGGGCGTTCCGCGGCAAGCACGACAGCGACATCGACGTCGACGAGTCGTGGATGCACATCGAGGTCGACCGCACCACCGACCAGGCCGTCCTGGACGTGCTGGAGAAGGACCTGATCCGCGTCCTGCACGACGTGCGGGTCGCCGTCGAGGACGAGCCCAAGATGCGCGCCCGCGCCCACGAGATCGCCACCGCGATCCAGGAGATCCCGCCGCCGCTGTCCGACAAGGAGCTCGGCGAAGGCGTCGAGCTGCTCGACTGGCTGGCCGACGGGCACTTCACGTTCCTCGGCTACCGCGACTACACGCTCAACGACGGCGGCACGGCGCTTCGCCCCGAGCCCGGCTCGGGCCTCGGCGTCCTGCGCAACGACAAGCGCGAGTCCGCGGGCTTCGCCGCGCTGCCGCCGGAGGTCCGCGAGAAGGCGACGGAGAAGAGCCTGCTCGTCCTCACCAAGGCGAACTCGCGTTCCACCGTCCACCGCCCCCTGTACCTGGACTACATCGGGGTGAAGAAGTTCGACGAGGCCGGCGAGGTGATCGGGGAGCGCCGGTTCCTCGGCCTGTTCACGCACGTCGCCTACAGCGAGTCGATCCGGCACGTCCCCGTCCTGCGGCCCAAGCTCGACGAGGTGCTGGAGCGCGCCGGCTTCACCCCCGACAGCTACGACGGCCAGGACCTCATCGAGATCCTGGAGAGCTACCCGCGCGACGAGCTGTTCCAGATCTCGGTGGACGACCTGCTGAAGATCTCCCTCGGCGTGCTGCGGCTGCGCGAGCGCCGCCAGCTGAAGCTGTTCCTGCGCAAGGACCTGTACGGCCGCTTCATGTCCTGCATGGTCTACCTGCCGCGCGACCGCTACACCACCAAGGTCCGGCTGCGCATCCAGGACCTGCTCAAGGAGGCGTTCGAGGGCGTCAGCGTCGACTACAGCGCGAACGTGACCGAGTCGAACCTGGCCCGGCTGCACGTCGTGGTCCGCGGCGAGCGCGGCCGCCCGCTGCCGGACGTGAACGTGGCGGCGCTGGAGGAGAGCCTCGCCGACGCCACCCGCTCCTGGGAGGACGACCTCGCCGACGCGATCGTCCAGCAGTGTGGGGAGGAGCGCTCCGGAACGCTCGGCCGCTCGTACGGCGAGGCGTTCCCCGAGGGCTACAAGGCCGACTTCCCGGCCCGCACCGCCGTCGCCGACCTGCGCCGCCTCGACGCGCTCGACGAGGCGGTCGACACCTCGATCGACCTGTACGAGCCGGTCGGCGCCGGGCCCGGCGAGCGGCGGCTGAAGATCTACCGGCTGGGCGAGCCGATCTCGCTGTCGCGGGTGCTGCCGCTGCTGCAGAACATGGGCGTCGAGGTGATCGACGAGCGCCCGTACGAGATCAACACCTCCGACGGCCGCCGGTTCTGGATCTACGACCTCGGGCTGCGGTACGTGCCGCCCGCCGACGTCCCGGAAGACGCCGTCAAGGACCTGTTCCAGGACGCGTTCACGGTGCTGTGGCGCGGCGACATCGAGAACGACGGCTTCAACGCGCTCGTCCTGCACGTCGGCCTGACCTGGTGGCAGGCGATGGTCCTGCGGGCCTACGCCCTGTACCTGCGGCAGGCGGGCGCCGCGTTCTCCAAGCGCTACTTCGAAGAGGTGCTGCTGCGCAACGCCTCCATCACCCGGCTGATCATCCGGCTGTGGGAGAGCAGGCTCGACCCGACGCTGCAGGGCGGCGAGGAGGAGCGCAGCGACGGCATCACCGAGGAGATCCGCGGCAAGCTGGACGACGTCGCGAGCCTCGACGAGGACCGCATCCTGCGCTCCTACCTGGCCCTCGTCCAGGCGACCCTGCGCACGAACCACTACCAGAACAAGCCGTACCTGGCGATGAAGTTCGACCCCGCGGGCATCCCGGACCTGCCCCAGCCCCGCCCCACGTACGAGATCTTCGTGTACTCGCCGAAGGTCGAGGGCGTGCACCTGCGGTTCGGGTCGGTCGCGCGCGGGGGGCTGCGCTGGTCGGACCGGCGCGAGGACTTCCGCACCGAGATCCTCGGCCTGGCCAAGGCGCAGGCGGTGAAGAACACCGTCATCGTCCCGGCGGGCGCCAAGGGCGGCTTCGTCGGCAAGCAGCTGCCCGACCCGTCCGTGGACCGGGAGGCGTGGCAGAAGGCCGGCATCGACTGCTACAAGGACTTCATCTCCGGCCTGCTCGACCTCACCGACAACCTCGTGGACGGCAAGGTCGTCCCGCCGCCGAACGTCGTCCGCCACGACGGCGAGGACACCTACATGGTCGTCGCCGCCGACAAGGGCACCGCGACGTTCTCCGACATCGCCAACGGCGTCGCCGCCGACTACGGGTACTGGCTCGGCGACGCGTTCGCCTCGGGCGGCTCGGTCGGCTACGACCACAAGGGGATGGGCATCACCGCCCGCGGCGCCTGGGAGTCGGTGAAGTACCACTTCCGGGCCCTCGGCAAGGACATCCAGAACGAGGACTTCACCGTCGTCGGCATCGGCGACATGTCCGGGGACGTGTTCGGCAACGGGATGCTGCTGTCGGAGCACATCCGCCTGGTTGCCGCGTTCGACCACCGGCACATCTTCCTCGACCCCGACCCGGACGCCGCCGCCTCGTTCGCCGAGCGCCGGCGCCTGTTCGAGCTGCCGCGCAGCAGCTGGGCCGACTACGACACCTCCCTGATCTCCAAGGGCGGCGGCGTGTTCCCCCGCACCCTCAAGTCGATCCAGATCACCCCGCAGATGCGGGCGATGCTCGGGCTCGGCGACGGGGTGAAGACCCTTCCCCCCTTCGAGCTGATCCGGGCCATCCTGCGGGCGCCGGTCGACCTCCTGTGGAACGGCGGCATCGGCACCTACGTCAAGTCGTCCGCCGAGAACAACGCCGATGTCGGCGACAAGGCCAACGACCCCGTCCGGGTGGACGGCGCCGAACTGCACTGCAAGGTCGTCGGCGAGGGCGGCAACCTCGGCGTGACCCAGCTCGGCCGCATCGAGTTCGCGCGCGGCGGCGGCCTGATCAACACCGACTTCATCGACAACTCCGCGGGAGTCGACACCTCCGACCACGAGGTCAACATCAAGATCCTGCTCGACCAGGCCGTGCGGGACGGCGAGCTGGCCGGCAAGCAGCGCGACGGCCTGCTCTACGAGATGACCGACGAGGTGGGACGGCTCGTCCTGCGCGACAACTACGCGCAGAACGTGGTGCTCGCCGCGGCCCGCGCGCAGGCGCCCGCGATGCTGCACGTCCACGCCCGGTACATGCGCAAGCTGGAGCGCGACGGCCGCCTGAAGCGGCGCCTGGAGGCGCTGCCGGACGACAAGGCCCTCGCCGAGCGGCGCCAGTCGGGGCACGGGCTGACCAGCCCCGAGTTCTCGGTGCTGCTCGCCTACGCCAAGCTCGCCCTAGACGCCGACCTCGTCGCCTCCGACCTCGCCGACGACCCCTACCTGGAGTCGTGGCTGGTCGACTACTTCCCGACGCCGCTGCGCGAGCGGTTCCGCCCCCACATGGACCGGCACCCGCTGCGCCGCGAGATCATCACGACCGCCGTGGTGAACGACGTGGTCAACGCGAGCGGCTCCACGTTCGTGTTCCGCATGAACGAGGAGACGGGCGCCTCCTCGTCCGACATCGCCCGCGCCTACCTCGTCGCCCGCGACGTGTTCCAGATGCCGCGGTTCTGGCGGTCGGTGGAGAGCCTGTCGCACCACGTCGAGGAGACGACGCAGGTCGCGATGCTGCTGGAGGCCCGCAAGCTCACCGAGCGCGGCGCCCGCTGGCTGCTGCACAACCGGCGGCCCCCGTTCGACATCCAGGAGACGATCGACTTCTTCTGCGGCGGCGCGGCCACCCTGAGCGCGCACCTGTCGAAGCTGCTGGTCGGGCTGGACCTCGCCGCCTTCGAGCAGCGCCGTGACGGCTTCGCCGAACTGGGCGTCCCGGACGAGCTGGCCGAGCAGTGCGCCACGTTCGTCCCCGCCTACTCCACCTTCGACGTGGTCGGCATCGCGCACGACACGGAACGTCCGGTGGAGGAGGTCGCCGAGATCTACTTCGACCTCGCGGACCGGCTCCAGCTGTCCCGCCTGCGCGAGCGCATCATCGCGCTCCCGCGCGACGACAAGTGGCGCTCGATGGCCCGCTCCGCCCTCCGCGACGACCTGTACGCCGCGCACTCCGCCCTCACCCGCGACGTCCTCGTCACCAGCGAGCCGGGCGGCAACCCCGAGGAGCGGATGGTCCACTGGGCGGACAAGAACAAGCCGGCCGTCCAGCGCGCCCAGCAGACGCTGAGCGAGATCTGGGAGAGCGACAGCTTCGACCTGGCAACCCTGTCGGTCGCCCTGGGCGCCATCCGCACCCTGGTGACCTCCAGCAGCCTGCCCGCTGAGTAG